TTCTTCAAAGTCCaggtaaattttataattcaaCCAACAATCGGAATTGctcatttcaatcaaaacgGTTTCTACAGACAGTCCGGAATATGAGCGTGCTCTAGGAGCCTTAACTAAAGAACGAACAGGTTATGGGATATTGTCCTCTAAAAGATTGCCTTTTGCTAGTAAAAAAGCTCAAACTGGTGGACCGATTCCCGAAAATATGTTGGTGAATCTTCTCAATTTTCTGTTTCCGGACGCTGAAGGAGATTTAGAGgtacaacaatttttttttgaatcaagATTCACTAGGAAATAGCTTTTaatgctttttattttccaaaaaatcaaaacaaaaaatgtaacagATTCAAACTCATCCGTATCCTGAAGAGTTTCAGTCCGACTGTTCTGCCTCTTTGGACATTAAATGGAAGGTATGACGAAGTTTAACGAACTTTAATGGTAAGTGGGGTGTGAtaatcaatgattttttgtATGAATAAAGGAAAGTTTCTCGGCCTTCAAGACGTCTCCAGTGGACAGTTTGGTGTGGCGGCTGGCCACCACTGCCGTCTACACAATGACACACCTCAACGGGATCGAGGGTGTAGCCCATTGGTGGCACGAGATCGTTCTAGAACTGCGCTATCGCTGGGAACATGGCTATACCATTCCGGGGTAAGTCCACgttttaaacaacaaaataacaaacgaaacaaaatcgAGTATCGACAAATCCTCCAAAACAAGTTAGAAATGTTATAAAGCGTTTGACCAAGCAACTCGCTTTCTACATGTTAGAAACACGTCACAGACAATGGTTAATTGAAACTcgaaagaacaagaaaaaaagaaactccgCATTTCACTTTCAGAGACGCACCAGGTCATTGCGCATAGTGTTGTGAGCCATGTAAATATCCATGTCGTGGTCGGTCCAGTTTTCAGTCTCGCCGGAACGAACTGACGACCCAGGCCGCAATCTGTGTTGGCTGCTGTGTCTTTGTTGCTGAGAATGCATGCCATTCATGGGTTGATGTGGCCGGCGGCCGGCCAGCAGTCCGCTTGTACTGCTGCTTCCGGTTGGTTCGCGGTCCGTTTCCCAGCTACTTTCATCCCCtgtcgtctgctgttgttgatgttgttgatcCGACGAATCCTGTCCGTTTTGCTGAAGATGGGCAGCTCGGCGTCGTAATTGTTCCGAACGCCGACTCGAGTATTGACTTCCCGCTCTGGTTGATGCCCGGCTAGCACGAGATGCCCGTCCGTtgacagctgctgctgccgccgccagTTCGCTCATCCGTAAATCCGCCAAAGAATGATGTGATGCGCGGAGATCtaatttttgtgattattattataaatatgtATCTATACAATATAGGTAGAGTAAGTGTCAAATGTCCATCGTGGTTGGTCATGAATCcgtcaagatttttttttttttttttaatccatcGCCCGTCATATGTACACCATCAAGTCAAGTTGTGGTAAATGTTTAGTATTTAAAGATTAATGGGTAGCAAGGTTTAAGCTTGAGTTGATGAAAGTGTTTCAGTGGAAGAAGCGGGCAAGGATTCGGCTGGAATAAGGGTCGTAGTACTAGTTGTCAGGGCTTCGTTCGTTGCGTTGTCCGTTTGACTGGTGGGTAGGGTGGAGTTTGCGGATTTTTGAGTTTTACTTTTGCTGTGGTGTCTTTTGTTATGTCCGTTTTGGTCCGTCGTCTTGGAAGCTTTGCCACTACATCCGTTTCTACCTGCTCTTGATAGTCCCATTCCAGATAAAGTTGGTAATCCAGCCATTGCATTCATACTTCCGCCCATTCCGGCCATGCCGAGGGGACCTAATCCCATTGCGCTCAAATGGTGACCCATTGCTCCGCTCATTCCGTGGTGTAGTCCAGGTGGAAGGTATGAAGGGCCTCTGCCGGACATGGCCGAAACACTTCGTTGCGTTGGGCCGTCGATCAGTGATCTCGAACGAAGTAAGTTGACTCCGCCATTGGCCGATTTGTTCATCGAATAGCCGGAAACATGCGAACGGGCGTCATCGGCAATAAACCCACCATTGACTGATCCCATTACGGAACCTTTGAGAATTTTGGGAGATTTTCTCAATGAGAATTGAATGAACTTTTTACTTGACGATTGTAATATTACCTGGACGGTCGCTGTGGTACATCCTGGCTCGAGGTATACTTCGTGAACTGTACATGGATAGTTGATCCCAATCTTTGCTACTTCCGCCAAGTTGTCCTAGTCCCATATTTCCCATATTGGCCAGTGGGGATTGAACTTGCGAACCGGCCAGGGAAGTAGCCGTCGTGCTAATTCCGTTGTGATGCCCACCGTTCGTACCAGCTGCCAAGACGTTGTTTAgtcttaatttttcatttttctgcgATCTCTTGCGATtgcaacaaatgaaaatgacgacAGCTATGACAACCGTTCCGCAAATGGCAGCGCTTGCAGCGATGATGATCTTGTCCATGTGCGAAGCTGCTTGCGGTTCAGTGCGGATTTCTCGGCATTGTGGGAATGGGACAGTTTCCGGTGTGACGTTGCTTTCTTCCAGTGAAACGACGCAAACCACCAAACTCTCCtgtaaccattttttttcaatattgatTAATTTCGGCTACTTATTGATGGTTTTATTTGatctttattgaaaatttacctGAGCGGGAACATtcttaattttgaattctcGTTCAGATGGGTCAAGAGGCGGCCCAGGTTGAAAATTAGCATCGCCAAAAAGACGATAGACCACTCGGAAGCCGAGAATGTTGTTGGCTTCAGAGTCCCATTGGATGACGACGGAAGTGTCTTGACGATAAGCGTCTTTGACGATAACCTCTCGTTCTGCCGCAATCGAAGAAGCAATACCGTCCAGATGGTTTCCTGATGAGTGGACATCACCTGCGTAGCCGTTGCTATTCCCCGTGATCAAATTAGGCCTTCCGCCCGGACCGTAAGGTCTTGTTCGCGATCCACCAGCTCCTCCCCGAACAAGTTTGTTGGTATTGGTAGAAGCTGGCGTTGTCCTCGTATAACTATTCCTGTAGCCATATATAGATTTTAGAATTGGTTCGTGCGGGACAGGCAGAAGATGAATTTGCTACCTGTGAGTTGCTGGCGATGGTGAAGTGAGCCGTGGAGGAGGGCCTGCTTCTGTAGATGGACGAGATAATGATGGCTGTGGTTGCATCTGTTGTCGACGCGGGGGTTGTTGTGTCGGTGTTGGTGGCGGCGATGGAATCATTCTTTCAACGTCTTCTTCGTATTGATCATCTATCACACGATTCGTGGTAGTAGTCCGAATAGTGCTGCTGCTACGCACACCGACCATTGCGGTGATGGTGGTCGACGGTGGAACCATTGGTGTGAATTTGTCTTCTTTGATGACGTCTTCCACGCATTTCAATTCTATAAAAAGATTCATCAAAACGAATACTGAGTGGGTCAGAAAAAtcgagggttttttttttaccatcggGACCGAGTTGGTAGAAACTGCGAGTGCGGAAATCGGGCGGGCTTCCGCAAAATTGTGGACTACGTTCACGGCTGGTAACCTGCAAGTCAGTGTCGCGAATCCATTCGGCGACCCAGCGAAGTCGACAATCGCATTCGAGGAATCTGCCGCCCAGACTGAGACCACGTAACGTCCCATTCAAGTGAGCAAAGGCTTTTCGTGGTAAAGTAGCCAGTGGGTTTCCGTCGAGGGCCAGCAGGGTGAGCATCGCAGCCGGAGAGAAAGCATCGTCGGGTAGGACgttcatcaaattaaacccCACGTCTAGCACCTGTTTGCGATGCAAAAATACCacaatgaaaaacaataaacttAATAACATAGCTACTAATAAGGTTTtgtgttgtcgtcgtcgggaTGAATAACTCCTGACCGACAGCAATTTTTGAATGCCCAGCAGGTCCTTCCATCTGTCGGCTATTTTCGATTTGTTTATCTCTTTTCGCGTTCACGCTTAAAATACGCTCGACAATTTGTTAGTCTTTGCTGtgcatttttagttttttatgaACGGTTTGCTTGGCCAAGATTCCAGCTCACGCGCTCGTTGACCGTTTCGGATTATCGTCcgtaacgaaaaaaatatatttattatttttttttgccagaaGCGCTCACAGGCACAGCCATAAATTAGGCAAGAGCCAATGCCTCTAGCTGTATCGTTTGCAATGGAGCAATTATTATACGTACAGTGAAATCGGGGACAAAGAGGAGCACAATTGTCTTTTTGAATGTGTCTTGACCTCAAATGTTGGATGGCCCAATTAGGAAAGGAAAACCCCCATATTTAACGATGGTAATGTGTCTGGAGGGAATACTGCCATTGGGACAATTAATatgttatcatttttaaattatgtgtCGAGAGGCGACCCATAAATAGGTCGCGTGTCATGAGGTTACAAGGTgtcacatttttgaaaaacggAAATTGGTTGTTTGAAATAACCGCCCGTTGATTATTTCTCAATCGATTTGCGTTTTccaaccatatttttttttttttttttaattaaatagaGTCAATAGTGATTTGCTTACCCTGAGTTGCGTGAGAGGGGCCAAGCCTTGAGTTGGAAATTCGGTAATGAGATTGTTCAACAGACTGAGGGAGCTGAGTGTGTCGTTGACGCCGATGAATGCGTCCGGTTCGATCGTCGAAAGAGAATTACGCTCCATGTTGAGAGCCGTTAATGAGTCCAGATGTCGAAAGAGCCCACCACTTAAACTGCGGATTCCGTTTTGAGCCAGATCGAGGAAAGCCAAAGCGCTCAGAGAACGAACGGCTTCGGCAGGTACTTCACGCTGTCGTGTTCCTTTCAGGTTCAAGTTTTTGAGGGTGCGTTCCAGTCCCCGGAACGAATGCGATGATAACGTCATATTTCCATTGTCAGCCAGTTTAAGCGTGTTCAATTTGAGCGGACCAAAGGCGTCATCAGGCAAATGGCTTATCCGGTTGCCAGACAGGTCCAGCAGTGCCAACACTTTGAGCGGTCGTAAGGATTCAGTTGGCACAACCGTCAGGAGATTGTCTTGCAAGTTGAGATTTTTTAACGTCGTTTCCTGGCCAACGAAAGCCCGCGGCTCGATGTTGCGAATTTGACAGCGGGACATTTGAACGTTGTGGACAGTGAGTAGACTGAGGAAGTTGTCTTGCAGATCTGTCACGGTACTGTTGTGCACATAGAACAAGTCGATGATCTGACTTTGAGCGTGATCGTTTAACGCCTCCATTAGCAATGTGAAATTGACTTGGCCACACTGTAGCGTCAATTCTTGCGCCAAGTTGTACGAGCAAGCGCAGGAACCGTGCAGCCCTGGGACATTACGTGACCACGGGCACTGGGCCGTTACGCCACCGGCCGCAACCAGGCATCCAATGGACAAAACCAATAACAGCGATCCAATCCTCCTCTCCATTCCAGTCTAAAACTAAATAGAATGACGTAGAGATTAACATATCAGGATATCAAATTAccgaaatatttttgggtgttttttttcccccttcaaaTGATTTATTCTGGCTGGCAGGTAAAAAAATGCTACCGCGGTCAGTGACTCTTTTGATACCCTCGAGATACTCAGAGATCGAGCCGCTCGTCTTTTACAGACTTTCCGGATCGAAACACATCAGAACAGGCATCCCGACTCGGGGCATTAAAAGATACGATAAATCTAACTCGTGATTTGAAAGGTTCCGCCCATCACACTTTTACTCTGGAGCCATTTcgatgtgtttcttttttcctctaaACTTTTCGGTCAGGATAAAGTAGCATATGCACCGTCACGGCGGATATCTCAATGTGGGATAACAGGAAAACGGTCTGATTTGACTAttcgaaaacatttttacggCTCGCCGGGTTATGTGCATCGAGAGCCTTTTTCAGcattttgaagaaaacagGTTAAACCAAACTCAAAATcgtgaaatctttttttgaagtatCGACGCGTGACTTGTTCGTCCCCATCTATTTTGTGATTTATGGCGTTTTGGTCAACAAAGGGAACCTGGAAATTGATATGCACGCCATATGCTATTGAATTGTAAAACTCCCGCTGTTGCCGAGAGCCAAACGAAACCTGACGATTAGCATAGACATTGAAACTTCCGGAGGGGAGCCAAACGATCTTGACAGTTGTGTTTGCGTAGGCAAACTTTGTCAATTCCACGCTCTATTCTGTACCGTGTAGAATTGTAGACTTGGTGTGCGGCGTGAATGAATGGAACAATCCATCCCATATTTATCTACATCTTACATAAAGAGGATGGGCCGTGTTAGTAGggaacctctctaattatgttgcaatgcgatgatcatgtgtattcaaataattatatgtttgtcaggagtgggatttgaacccacgccttcattgaagaccagactACTGcaacttattttattgaagcaaggattatgtccttgagtctggcgccttagaccgctcggccatcctgacctcatcagatctagctaaattcctttgcattacagatgtgggatttaaactcttctaactcattcaagagttccttgccctaggctgtttataccaggacaacaattgtattatgttgtattgatttggaatatgtatttttcaaatgatttcatcccatattgtctagtggttagaatacctggctctcaccgaGGAGTCCCgagttcaattcccggtatgggaaaagaggaactggacaattttgcaagttttggccatttttgtcaaatatatctggcaaacagtttctgcgtttccagaactattgcaatcggcttaacttacatacatacgagccaaaatctttctagtacattggatatactaagtacatcggcatgtttccatcgagactccttcaaaaaatagtttctttgcaaaaaaattcgccaaggaataagaaatgacatctatgtcaattattcatgtgtgaacgaaaaagaaatgaacaactatattttacctaaagagtaaaatttgtgtaaattgacttcaattccgtaggttgactagtctgctaagaaatagcaagattgctaaactgcgatggccgagaatccaACTctggtcaattgcttggaaggcaactatgctaaccactataccactatcgcttgacgtaagttagcgtcatgatttccgtattgtcacatctttttaaattacagaaaatcgaccagtattaccacttggtgaccttgtatcgtggtacattaagcattctctatcactatatcaaag
The sequence above is a segment of the Daphnia pulex isolate KAP4 chromosome 11, ASM2113471v1 genome. Coding sequences within it:
- the LOC124207605 gene encoding uncharacterized protein LOC124207605, translated to MERRIGSLLLVLSIGCLVAAGGVTAQCPWSRNVPGLHGSCACSYNLAQELTLQCGQVNFTLLMEALNDHAQSQIIDLFYVHNSTVTDLQDNFLSLLTVHNVQMSRCQIRNIEPRAFVGQETTLKNLNLQDNLLTVVPTESLRPLKVLALLDLSGNRISHLPDDAFGPLKLNTLKLADNGNMTLSSHSFRGLERTLKNLNLKGTRQREVPAEAVRSLSALAFLDLAQNGIRSLSGGLFRHLDSLTALNMERNSLSTIEPDAFIGVNDTLSSLSLLNNLITEFPTQGLAPLTQLRVLDVGFNLMNVLPDDAFSPAAMLTLLALDGNPLATLPRKAFAHLNGTLRGLSLGGRFLECDCRLRWVAEWIRDTDLQVTSRERSPQFCGSPPDFRTRSFYQLGPDELKCVEDVIKEDKFTPMVPPSTTITAMVGVRSSSTIRTTTTNRVIDDQYEEDVERMIPSPPPTPTQQPPRRQQMQPQPSLSRPSTEAGPPPRLTSPSPATHRNSYTRTTPASTNTNKLVRGGAGGSRTRPYGPGGRPNLITGNSNGYAGDVHSSGNHLDGIASSIAAEREVIVKDAYRQDTSVVIQWDSEANNILGFRVVYRLFGDANFQPGPPLDPSEREFKIKNVPAQESLVVCVVSLEESNVTPETVPFPQCREIRTEPQAASHMDKIIIAASAAICGTVVIAVVIFICCNRKRSQKNEKLRLNNVLAAGTNGGHHNGISTTATSLAGSQVQSPLANMGNMGLGQLGGSSKDWDQLSMYSSRSIPRARMYHSDRPGSVMGSVNGGFIADDARSHVSGYSMNKSANGGVNLLRSRSLIDGPTQRSVSAMSGRGPSYLPPGLHHGMSGAMGHHLSAMGLGPLGMAGMGGSMNAMAGLPTLSGMGLSRADLRASHHSLADLRMSELAAAAAAVNGRASRASRASTRAGSQYSSRRSEQLRRRAAHLQQNGQDSSDQQHQQQQTTGDESSWETDREPTGSSSTSGLLAGRRPHQPMNGMHSQQQRHSSQHRLRPGSSVRSGETENWTDHDMDIYMAHNTMRNDLVRL